From Hippea alviniae EP5-r, the proteins below share one genomic window:
- a CDS encoding PadR family transcriptional regulator → MSDVDVKIKGWCKNYPGDRPPRFLRAFLLLFLAKEEAHGYELIEKLKEMGVKYETYEFGYVYKTLRNMEKEGLLTSRWNVKEKGAAKRIYRITEKGMKNLDEWAGVLMNIKDSIESFLEAYWKIKDKENSK, encoded by the coding sequence ATGTCTGATGTAGATGTAAAAATTAAAGGTTGGTGCAAAAACTACCCGGGTGATAGACCACCGAGATTTTTAAGGGCTTTTCTGTTGCTCTTTCTGGCAAAGGAAGAAGCACACGGTTATGAGCTAATTGAGAAGCTCAAGGAGATGGGTGTAAAGTATGAGACTTACGAGTTTGGTTATGTTTACAAGACATTGAGAAATATGGAGAAGGAAGGCCTTTTAACTTCAAGGTGGAATGTTAAAGAGAAGGGTGCAGCAAAAAGGATTTATAGAATTACAGAGAAGGGTATGAAAAACCTTGATGAGTGGGCTGGCGTTTTAATGAACATAAAGGATAGTATCGAGAGTTTTCTTGAAGCCTATTGGAAGATAAAGGATAAAGAGAATAGTAAATAG
- a CDS encoding HD-GYP domain-containing protein, with product MYRISVDSLKPGMVLGKAIISDTGAVLLNRGVKLTQFYIDQLKKLGYDAVFIEDPDTSDIVVEDDLNERTRRKAVQHIRALFSVPLNEMKDIKKSTVSEIKKSIEKGRIKEKLADSKALKNIAAISYEIVDEILDSKMLSGLVSFKRYSDFTYKHCVDVTVLSVAIADKFLYDKTKLVELAKGTLLHDIGRVLIDKSLYEEPRKLSKEEFEIIKTHPTLGYITLKDIADIGIIAAHIVYQHHEQQNGQGYPRGLKGDNTMPLPSKEIKKGYIMPLAEIVYAANVYDALVSPRVYRSAYTPDQAFFIMKRMAGTHINREVLKMMFEIIPAYPLGTTVIISSGRYKNYIGVVSKIHSDALSRPVIRVMFDDRRKRIEPFEIDLKENPHINISGIII from the coding sequence ATGTATAGAATCAGCGTTGACTCGCTAAAACCCGGCATGGTGCTGGGTAAGGCTATCATAAGCGACACAGGAGCTGTTCTTTTAAACAGGGGGGTTAAACTCACCCAGTTCTACATAGACCAACTGAAAAAATTAGGCTACGATGCTGTCTTTATAGAAGACCCTGATACATCAGATATTGTTGTTGAAGATGATTTAAATGAAAGAACAAGAAGAAAAGCAGTGCAGCATATAAGGGCACTTTTTAGTGTTCCTTTAAATGAGATGAAAGATATTAAAAAGTCGACGGTCTCTGAGATTAAGAAAAGCATTGAGAAGGGTAGAATAAAAGAAAAGCTTGCAGATTCTAAGGCACTTAAAAATATAGCGGCAATATCCTATGAGATAGTTGATGAGATTCTTGACTCAAAGATGCTCAGCGGTCTTGTTAGCTTTAAAAGATATAGCGACTTTACATACAAGCATTGTGTTGATGTTACGGTTTTAAGCGTGGCTATAGCCGATAAGTTTCTTTACGATAAGACAAAGTTAGTTGAACTTGCAAAAGGAACGCTTCTTCACGACATAGGAAGAGTGTTGATAGATAAAAGCCTATACGAAGAACCAAGAAAATTATCTAAGGAAGAGTTTGAAATTATAAAAACCCATCCAACGCTTGGTTATATAACGCTTAAAGATATTGCAGACATAGGCATTATAGCTGCTCACATCGTTTATCAGCACCACGAACAGCAAAACGGCCAGGGTTATCCAAGGGGTTTAAAAGGCGACAATACAATGCCATTACCCAGCAAAGAGATTAAAAAGGGTTATATCATGCCTTTGGCTGAGATAGTGTATGCGGCTAATGTTTACGATGCGCTTGTCTCTCCAAGGGTTTACAGAAGCGCCTATACGCCTGATCAGGCTTTTTTCATTATGAAAAGAATGGCAGGGACTCATATAAACAGAGAAGTGCTTAAAATGATGTTTGAGATTATACCTGCCTATCCGTTGGGAACCACAGTAATTATCTCTTCTGGAAGGTATAAAAACTATATAGGTGTTGTCTCGAAGATTCATTCAGATGCGCTCTCTCGTCCCGTTATACGAGTTATGTTTGACGATAGAAGAAAACGAATAGAGCCATTTGAGATAGACTTAAAAGAGAATCCACACATAAATATTAGCGGAATTATTATTTAG
- a CDS encoding ABC1 kinase family protein, with amino-acid sequence MRFKKRTIKGIKRLNQIALIVAKYGLGELAEFTKSKKSTNIDETTVAERFKRMLEELGPTFVKFGQLLSTQEGILPISFIEELKKLQDEVEPFPFSEVKRIIEEETNKKLEEIFDEFEEQPEASASLGQVHKAKLKNGTFVAVKVQRPHIEETIDSDMFLLRKLGALIRNRVKQFFHFDIMPLIEEFDKTIHRELDYEIEAHYIDVFKKNFSVFDYVYVPEVYWEYTTTKVITMEYIFGYKATNKQSIIDAGFDLKKLAVDGAKVFWYQIFDVGLFHADPHPGNIIIMEDGRICYIDYGMVGKITDEDKVNLIEMISGFIEKDSSRIVYSIENFAHIPEDFDEDELKNDIEELIELYHSLPLKRMNLSRMLREVFSILRKHGILIKRSSSRLLRAIMIADGVGRDFYPDFNFVEIAAPFFKKFAKKFYSPLNIFKILIKPSPDYLIAAKKLPTTTKHLINTLQKGSIKVNVEVEQFPRMIDTFRYVARQIGISLIISAIIVGMSLLISNKIGPSIHSIPVVLIVSIILIIILAIGIIDAEKKL; translated from the coding sequence ATGAGATTCAAAAAGAGAACAATCAAAGGCATAAAAAGACTTAATCAGATAGCCTTAATCGTTGCAAAATATGGACTTGGTGAACTTGCAGAGTTTACAAAATCAAAAAAGTCAACCAACATTGACGAAACAACCGTCGCTGAACGATTTAAAAGGATGCTTGAAGAGTTAGGGCCAACTTTCGTCAAATTCGGCCAGCTTCTAAGCACGCAAGAAGGCATATTGCCAATCTCGTTTATTGAAGAGCTAAAGAAACTTCAAGACGAAGTCGAGCCATTCCCTTTTAGCGAAGTCAAAAGAATTATAGAAGAAGAGACAAATAAAAAACTTGAAGAGATTTTTGACGAGTTTGAAGAGCAGCCAGAAGCGAGTGCATCCTTAGGACAGGTTCACAAGGCAAAGCTAAAAAATGGAACATTCGTCGCCGTAAAGGTTCAAAGACCACACATAGAAGAGACAATAGATTCAGATATGTTTCTTTTAAGAAAATTGGGGGCTTTAATAAGAAACAGGGTAAAACAGTTCTTCCATTTCGACATAATGCCACTAATCGAAGAGTTCGATAAAACGATACATAGAGAACTCGATTACGAGATAGAAGCGCATTATATCGATGTATTTAAGAAAAACTTTAGCGTCTTTGATTATGTCTATGTGCCTGAAGTCTATTGGGAATATACAACAACAAAGGTTATTACAATGGAATACATCTTCGGATATAAAGCCACAAACAAACAGTCCATTATAGATGCTGGTTTTGATTTAAAAAAGCTCGCCGTCGATGGAGCAAAGGTGTTCTGGTATCAGATATTTGATGTTGGACTGTTCCATGCAGACCCGCACCCAGGCAATATAATCATCATGGAAGATGGCAGAATCTGTTATATCGATTACGGAATGGTCGGTAAAATAACCGACGAAGATAAAGTAAACCTTATCGAGATGATATCGGGTTTTATAGAGAAGGATTCAAGCAGAATTGTCTATTCAATCGAAAATTTTGCTCATATTCCCGAAGATTTTGATGAAGACGAGCTAAAAAACGACATAGAAGAGTTAATAGAGCTATACCACTCACTTCCATTAAAACGAATGAATCTATCAAGAATGCTCAGGGAAGTCTTCAGCATCTTAAGAAAACACGGCATTTTGATAAAACGCAGCTCATCGAGACTCCTGCGCGCAATAATGATAGCCGATGGTGTTGGAAGGGATTTCTATCCAGACTTCAACTTTGTCGAAATAGCAGCACCATTTTTTAAAAAATTTGCCAAAAAGTTCTATTCACCTTTAAACATTTTCAAGATTCTCATAAAACCATCTCCAGACTATCTAATCGCAGCAAAAAAACTTCCAACAACGACGAAACACCTGATAAATACGCTTCAAAAGGGTTCAATAAAGGTCAATGTTGAAGTTGAACAGTTCCCGCGCATGATAGACACATTCCGCTATGTCGCAAGGCAGATAGGCATAAGCCTAATAATCAGCGCCATCATTGTGGGAATGAGTCTTCTTATCTCAAACAAAATAGGCCCTTCGATTCACTCTATACCCGTCGTGCTTATTGTAAGTATCATACTTATTATCATATTGGCAATAGGCATAATAGATGCAGAGAAAAAACTCTAA
- a CDS encoding UbiX family flavin prenyltransferase has product MKIAVLISGASGSILSKRLIEVLNDNHELFVVASDEAKWIFKQETEEEFDEFIRKKKCKVFKNSDFSSPLASGSFKIDAGIIIPCSVKTLSAVACGYASNLITRCADVCIKEKRKLIMVVRETPLSPIHLENMLKLSKIGVVILPPMLTFYNKPKNLEDAVDFVIGKLLDQLNLHNNLFKRWE; this is encoded by the coding sequence ATGAAAATAGCTGTTTTAATCAGCGGAGCATCAGGTTCAATTTTAAGCAAAAGACTCATAGAAGTTCTAAATGATAATCATGAGCTGTTTGTTGTTGCATCAGACGAAGCAAAGTGGATTTTCAAGCAGGAGACAGAAGAAGAGTTCGATGAGTTTATAAGAAAGAAAAAGTGTAAGGTGTTTAAAAACAGCGATTTCTCTTCTCCACTTGCAAGTGGCTCATTTAAAATAGATGCAGGCATTATTATACCATGCTCGGTTAAAACACTTTCTGCTGTTGCATGCGGATACGCTTCCAATCTCATAACAAGATGCGCCGATGTCTGCATAAAGGAAAAAAGAAAACTGATTATGGTCGTAAGGGAGACACCTTTAAGCCCAATTCACTTAGAAAACATGCTAAAACTCTCAAAAATAGGCGTTGTAATCTTACCACCTATGTTGACATTTTATAATAAACCAAAAAATCTTGAAGATGCCGTTGACTTTGTTATAGGCAAGTTATTAGACCAGTTAAACTTACACAATAACCTGTTTAAGAGATGGGAATGA
- the flgA gene encoding flagellar basal body P-ring formation chaperone FlgA, with product MRCFKLLIMSSVSLFILIQTALGCDIVLKEKATVNSNNITIKEIASRYPANLKDIVIAPAPFANNSITLTKAFISFTLKQKGIKATVCGSKTVKISAETITLKASDIQRIIGKNLTIVSHLPILLPAGSYKFKVVSVSHSTKFTFYTIQAIKNGKFQRTINITALREQTTRLIPVAKRDIEVGQIITASDITFAKLSGIAPNTFTNKSYIVNRIATNFIPKGSTFSTANTRRFKPVKMGDLVSVEVVAGRIRITTVAKALKGGYKGDIIPIMYLSSKKIMPAVITGKKQVIVQ from the coding sequence ATGAGATGCTTCAAACTGCTAATAATGTCAAGCGTTAGTCTGTTTATACTCATTCAGACTGCGCTTGGCTGCGATATAGTGCTTAAAGAGAAAGCAACGGTCAATTCAAACAACATCACAATAAAAGAGATAGCTTCACGCTATCCGGCAAACCTAAAAGACATCGTTATTGCACCAGCACCATTTGCAAACAACTCGATAACCCTAACAAAAGCCTTCATCTCATTCACCCTAAAACAAAAAGGTATAAAAGCCACAGTATGCGGCTCAAAAACCGTAAAAATTTCAGCAGAAACGATAACCTTAAAAGCTTCAGACATACAAAGAATAATAGGAAAAAATCTAACCATCGTTTCTCATCTGCCGATATTATTGCCAGCTGGCAGCTATAAATTCAAAGTTGTATCTGTATCGCACTCAACAAAATTCACATTTTATACAATTCAAGCCATAAAAAACGGCAAATTTCAAAGAACAATAAACATTACAGCATTAAGAGAGCAAACAACAAGATTGATACCTGTTGCAAAAAGAGACATAGAAGTTGGCCAAATCATAACAGCATCAGACATAACATTTGCAAAGCTAAGCGGCATTGCGCCAAATACATTCACAAACAAATCATATATAGTTAACCGCATAGCAACAAACTTCATACCCAAAGGTTCAACATTTTCAACGGCAAACACAAGAAGATTTAAACCCGTAAAAATGGGCGACTTAGTAAGCGTCGAAGTCGTAGCAGGAAGAATAAGAATAACAACCGTTGCAAAAGCCTTAAAAGGCGGTTATAAAGGCGACATAATACCAATCATGTATCTCTCATCAAAGAAGATTATGCCAGCTGTTATAACGGGAAAAAAGCAGGTGATAGTGCAATGA
- the flgG gene encoding flagellar basal-body rod protein FlgG yields MIRSLWTAATGMEAQQLNVDVIANNLANVNTVGFKRSRADFEDLLYQMVRQPGVASTANTVEPTGIQIGLGVKPAAVVKNFSQGNFKETGNPLDVAIAGKGFFQIQMPDGTIAYTRSGAFKIDNNGRIVNSEGYPLIPQITIPNDTVAINIGNDGTVSVLEAGQNTPTQIGQIQLAYFVNPAGLKALGHNLFKPTQSSGAAQINNPGTNGLGTLEQGVLEMSNVSVVQEMVEMIAAQRAYETNAKAIQTSDEMLQTANNVKR; encoded by the coding sequence ATGATAAGGTCTCTATGGACGGCAGCAACGGGCATGGAAGCCCAACAACTCAATGTTGATGTAATCGCAAACAATTTAGCCAATGTCAATACTGTTGGATTCAAACGAAGTAGAGCAGATTTTGAAGACCTACTCTATCAGATGGTTAGACAACCAGGTGTAGCATCAACTGCAAACACAGTGGAACCAACAGGCATTCAGATAGGTTTAGGCGTTAAACCTGCAGCAGTCGTAAAGAACTTCTCTCAAGGAAACTTTAAAGAAACCGGCAATCCGTTGGATGTCGCAATTGCAGGCAAGGGATTCTTTCAAATTCAAATGCCAGATGGCACAATAGCATACACAAGAAGTGGTGCATTCAAAATAGACAATAACGGCAGAATCGTAAACAGCGAAGGTTATCCTTTAATTCCACAAATCACGATTCCAAACGACACGGTTGCAATTAACATAGGCAACGATGGAACGGTATCTGTGCTTGAAGCAGGTCAAAACACACCAACTCAGATTGGTCAAATTCAGCTTGCATACTTCGTCAACCCAGCCGGACTAAAAGCGTTAGGACACAATCTGTTCAAACCGACCCAGTCTTCAGGAGCAGCGCAAATAAACAATCCGGGCACGAATGGACTCGGAACACTCGAACAGGGCGTTTTAGAGATGAGTAATGTAAGTGTTGTCCAAGAGATGGTTGAGATGATTGCAGCCCAAAGGGCTTATGAAACAAATGCAAAGGCAATCCAAACAAGCGATGAGATGCTTCAAACTGCTAATAATGTCAAGCGTTAG
- a CDS encoding flagellar hook-basal body protein: MFSGVYSAAGGMIVEMQRVNNITNNIANLNTPGFKKERINVQTWSRVWGEANANLPIPPNTKQAERFVNETIESVPHLDVDYIDFSQGPLRHTGNPLDIALAGKGFFVVLTPNGIEYTRNGQFDINKDGILVQRDTGYPVLGENYFRNHKLIKITGKNIMIRPDGVVISDGVQIDKIAIRDFRNYSNLKKMPNASFVPINNETPTAAVNTYLKEGYIELSNVSIVKEMVRLIESQRNFERYQKVIDSLGNELLGNTVRNLSKVG, from the coding sequence ATGTTCAGTGGTGTCTATTCTGCTGCTGGCGGAATGATAGTTGAGATGCAAAGGGTTAATAACATAACAAACAACATAGCAAACCTAAACACGCCGGGATTTAAGAAAGAGCGAATAAATGTTCAAACATGGTCCAGGGTGTGGGGAGAAGCAAATGCAAACCTTCCCATTCCACCAAACACCAAACAGGCTGAAAGATTCGTCAACGAGACAATAGAGTCTGTCCCACACTTGGATGTAGATTATATCGATTTCTCTCAAGGTCCCTTAAGGCATACGGGCAACCCATTAGATATCGCCCTGGCAGGCAAAGGTTTTTTTGTTGTTCTCACGCCTAACGGCATAGAATACACAAGAAACGGCCAGTTTGATATTAACAAAGATGGTATACTCGTCCAAAGAGATACAGGATATCCAGTTTTGGGCGAAAATTACTTTAGAAACCACAAGTTAATCAAAATAACAGGCAAAAATATTATGATACGCCCTGACGGCGTAGTTATTTCAGACGGCGTTCAGATAGACAAAATAGCTATAAGGGATTTTAGAAATTACTCAAATCTTAAGAAAATGCCTAATGCATCGTTTGTTCCGATAAATAATGAGACACCAACAGCAGCAGTAAACACCTACCTTAAAGAAGGCTACATAGAACTAAGTAATGTTAGCATTGTAAAAGAGATGGTAAGGCTCATAGAATCCCAAAGAAACTTTGAAAGGTATCAAAAGGTTATAGACTCGCTTGGAAACGAGCTCTTAGGCAACACAGTCAGAAATCTAAGTAAAGTAGGTTAA
- a CDS encoding GGDEF domain-containing protein, whose translation MSFNKWFYLLIESKAISYQNIKHRFLNLILVICIVLFAGFIAEDLLVKGLEKRILASFSGLLFTSILYYFSRFRRIFTPVAVVFFVFMLFVFLPLLWSESGGMIGVLPFFFILYTVAIVFIFEGRWRVFFLSVAFVVAVALSIWDLFHYVEVGCSNVSTVRFINRSVAFFFVAIALALFTSFALGRYKSEKLKAESLSKVDYLTGLFNRREGMERLNYLINYLEREEKRLSIIMMDIDDFKKVNDRYGHICGDMVLKEIADIIKSNIRQTDIAVRWGGEELLIILPNAGKREAFSIAERIRREIEGQRFSCDGNIFHITITGGIASYDFEKSVEKNIASADKALYEGKRQGKNRNIIA comes from the coding sequence ATGAGCTTCAATAAATGGTTTTACCTTTTAATAGAGTCTAAGGCTATATCGTATCAAAACATAAAACACAGGTTTCTTAACTTGATTCTTGTCATATGTATTGTACTCTTTGCTGGATTCATTGCTGAAGATCTGTTGGTTAAAGGTTTAGAGAAGAGAATTTTGGCTTCTTTTTCTGGGTTGCTGTTTACTTCTATTTTGTATTATTTTTCCCGTTTTAGAAGGATTTTTACACCTGTTGCTGTTGTTTTCTTTGTATTTATGCTGTTTGTTTTTCTGCCGCTTTTGTGGAGTGAAAGCGGTGGAATGATTGGTGTTTTGCCATTCTTTTTTATACTTTATACTGTTGCGATAGTTTTTATTTTTGAAGGAAGATGGAGAGTGTTCTTTCTATCTGTTGCTTTTGTAGTGGCTGTAGCATTGAGCATTTGGGATTTATTTCATTATGTAGAAGTTGGCTGTTCTAATGTTTCCACTGTAAGGTTCATAAATAGAAGCGTGGCTTTCTTCTTCGTTGCTATAGCTTTGGCATTGTTTACATCCTTTGCCTTGGGTAGATATAAGAGTGAAAAGCTGAAAGCAGAAAGTCTCTCTAAGGTTGATTATTTAACTGGCCTGTTTAACAGAAGGGAGGGTATGGAGAGATTAAATTACCTTATAAACTACTTAGAAAGAGAAGAAAAGAGACTATCCATAATAATGATGGATATCGACGATTTTAAGAAGGTTAACGATAGATACGGCCACATCTGTGGTGATATGGTTTTAAAAGAGATTGCAGATATAATAAAGTCAAACATAAGGCAAACGGACATAGCAGTTAGATGGGGCGGAGAAGAGCTTTTAATAATCCTTCCCAATGCAGGCAAAAGAGAAGCTTTCTCTATAGCTGAAAGGATAAGAAGAGAGATAGAAGGACAAAGGTTTAGCTGCGATGGTAATATATTTCATATCACTATAACGGGTGGTATTGCATCTTACGATTTTGAAAAAAGTGTAGAGAAGAATATAGCATCTGCGGATAAAGCCCTTTACGAAGGAAAAAGGCAGGGTAAAAATAGGAATATTATCGCTTAA
- a CDS encoding MFS transporter, protein MKRNDIGWLIPTAVFLGGIGGGIVFPILPVLGIEFGLSAFFIGLIISANKLTRVFINQLVGITIDTFGGKKPLVLGLIIESIGSILYVVSLYFSPHGILLFLGRIIWGIGSAFLFISANTIALNLSEKATRGKSTAKVRIALSLGVPAGLVIGGILSSLISNCIAFLSSAIASILGALLVIFFFKEKTKPAGKNAINLKESFKFMFSNRDIAVISMGNFLTFFSLQGVVMATLVLFIKEKNIVLIYPDPRFTSGLAMAFMMASSGIFGIAAGRIVDSLKYRSTIGFPATVIVFLGFLLLAFSRDSLQVVISLIMLGIAIGSNNISLLSILGDITPLQNRGKAVSVYQLLGDIGGTLGPIFGIQIGIIYKFSTTYILTGFIILLNLLIFFYLLKLEKQIKR, encoded by the coding sequence ATGAAAAGAAACGACATTGGATGGCTAATTCCCACTGCCGTATTTTTGGGCGGCATAGGTGGTGGAATAGTCTTTCCCATACTGCCTGTTCTGGGCATAGAATTCGGCTTATCGGCATTCTTCATAGGTTTAATAATCTCAGCAAATAAGCTTACTCGTGTATTTATAAATCAGCTCGTTGGCATAACAATAGATACCTTTGGTGGTAAAAAACCTTTAGTATTAGGACTCATTATTGAGAGTATCGGAAGTATCTTGTATGTAGTTTCGCTTTACTTTTCGCCGCACGGCATTCTTCTCTTCTTGGGCAGAATAATATGGGGCATAGGCTCAGCCTTCCTTTTTATTTCAGCAAACACAATAGCATTAAATCTTTCTGAGAAGGCAACTCGTGGCAAATCAACAGCCAAAGTTAGAATAGCTTTATCGCTTGGTGTTCCAGCTGGACTTGTAATCGGCGGTATCTTGTCAAGTCTTATTTCAAACTGCATAGCCTTTTTATCAAGCGCCATAGCTTCAATACTGGGTGCGCTTCTTGTAATATTTTTCTTCAAAGAAAAGACAAAACCAGCAGGCAAAAACGCCATAAACCTTAAGGAATCATTTAAATTTATGTTCTCAAACAGAGACATAGCCGTAATAAGCATGGGCAATTTTTTAACATTCTTTTCGCTTCAGGGTGTTGTAATGGCAACACTTGTCTTATTCATAAAAGAGAAAAATATCGTTCTCATCTATCCAGACCCAAGGTTTACAAGCGGACTTGCGATGGCGTTCATGATGGCATCATCAGGAATCTTCGGTATAGCGGCAGGAAGAATCGTTGACAGCCTAAAATACAGGTCAACAATAGGATTTCCAGCGACAGTTATTGTATTCTTAGGTTTCCTTCTGCTTGCTTTTTCAAGAGACTCACTTCAAGTCGTAATATCCCTAATCATGCTCGGCATAGCAATAGGTTCAAACAACATCTCGCTTTTAAGCATACTCGGAGACATAACGCCACTTCAAAACAGAGGCAAAGCCGTTTCAGTTTATCAGCTGCTTGGTGATATTGGCGGAACATTAGGCCCAATATTCGGTATTCAGATAGGCATCATATATAAATTCAGCACAACATACATTCTTACTGGCTTTATAATACTTTTAAACCTTCTCATCTTTTTCTATCTTTTAAAACTCGAGAAACAGATTAAGCGATAA
- a CDS encoding AAA family ATPase, whose product MEGSDVNSFDELVGQKHLFGKNKPLYLFYHSDKIPPSLILFGPPGVGKTSYAKLLAKRHNLEYSFLNATDCPSSLLRETLKKGTKNKPILVVIDEIHRFDKKQQDILLPFLEDKSAILVGTSTFNPYFKLTKALRSRCFVYEFKRLTEEELFEIGKRVIPDLDDDKLRKLVLLASGDARRLLNMIDVLKGVDEIPKEVEELFGGDLGYENETERYGLISAFIKSVRGSDVNASLYYLARLLEAGEDAEFIARRLCILASEDIGLADNNAINIASSTLNIVREIGMPEAKITLAHCCVYLAKAKKSNSCYAAIKKAIADIKGGNIMKVPHYLTPKGRKDYLNPHNFKGSFVKQKYLEKPVEYFTPKENDEI is encoded by the coding sequence ATGGAAGGGAGTGATGTTAACAGTTTTGACGAACTTGTAGGGCAAAAGCATCTATTTGGCAAGAATAAGCCGCTTTATCTGTTTTATCACTCTGATAAAATTCCGCCATCTCTTATTTTGTTTGGGCCGCCGGGCGTTGGCAAAACAAGTTATGCCAAGCTTTTGGCAAAGAGACACAATCTTGAGTATTCTTTCTTAAACGCCACAGATTGTCCATCATCACTGCTTAGGGAGACTTTGAAAAAAGGCACCAAAAATAAGCCCATTCTTGTGGTGATAGATGAGATTCACAGGTTTGATAAGAAACAACAGGATATCTTACTTCCATTTTTAGAAGATAAAAGTGCTATTCTTGTTGGAACTTCGACATTTAATCCTTACTTTAAGCTTACGAAGGCTCTGCGTTCTCGCTGTTTTGTTTATGAATTTAAAAGGTTGACTGAAGAAGAGCTGTTCGAGATAGGAAAGAGAGTTATACCTGATTTAGATGATGATAAATTGAGAAAGCTTGTTCTTTTGGCATCTGGTGATGCAAGAAGACTTTTGAATATGATTGATGTTTTGAAAGGAGTTGATGAGATACCCAAAGAAGTTGAAGAGCTCTTTGGTGGTGATTTGGGATATGAGAACGAGACAGAAAGGTATGGGCTTATCTCTGCGTTTATAAAGAGTGTTCGTGGGAGTGATGTTAATGCGTCTCTTTACTATCTTGCAAGACTGCTTGAAGCTGGTGAAGATGCAGAGTTTATAGCAAGAAGACTATGCATACTTGCAAGTGAAGATATAGGTCTGGCTGATAACAATGCCATAAATATTGCATCATCGACATTAAACATCGTAAGAGAGATAGGCATGCCAGAAGCAAAGATTACGCTTGCTCACTGCTGCGTTTATCTTGCCAAAGCTAAAAAATCCAACTCATGTTATGCCGCCATAAAAAAGGCTATAGCGGATATAAAGGGTGGCAATATAATGAAGGTTCCGCACTATTTGACTCCAAAGGGAAGAAAGGATTACCTAAATCCACACAACTTTAAGGGCTCTTTTGTGAAGCAGAAGTATCTTGAAAAACCCGTTGAATACTTTACTCCAAAGGAGAACGACGAAATTTGA
- the thiL gene encoding thiamine-phosphate kinase, with protein sequence MNISDIGEFGLIEEIKRLTKNPEGALGIGDDCAIIEYGEKELLVSVDALVEGVHFFEDANPYLLGRKSLAVNISDVAAMAGIPKWCFLSISIGKGVAKEWIDSFMKGFLDLAEEYNVYLLGGDTTSSEKTVINITIIGENRKGKSLKRSTAKVGDLVVVSGRIGCSFAGFKALRDSIEGFEELKDKHLNPKPMVEEALKIRDIATAMIDISDGLVQDCGHIAESSKVKIELFWDKIPFCDTDIATEEEMLCGGEDYQILATIRSNAGLPDGFYVIGRVVKGEGVVLLKNGKSVELKDCGYRHF encoded by the coding sequence TTGAATATATCAGATATTGGAGAGTTTGGCCTTATTGAAGAGATAAAAAGGCTTACTAAAAATCCAGAAGGTGCTTTGGGTATAGGTGATGATTGTGCCATTATCGAGTATGGTGAGAAAGAGTTGCTTGTTTCTGTTGATGCTTTGGTTGAAGGTGTTCATTTCTTTGAAGATGCTAATCCTTATCTGCTCGGCAGAAAGTCGCTTGCAGTCAATATAAGTGATGTTGCTGCAATGGCTGGCATTCCTAAGTGGTGTTTTCTTTCGATAAGCATTGGAAAGGGTGTTGCTAAGGAGTGGATAGATAGTTTTATGAAAGGATTTTTAGATTTAGCAGAAGAGTATAATGTCTATCTGCTTGGTGGCGATACGACATCTTCTGAAAAGACGGTGATAAATATAACGATAATTGGTGAAAACAGAAAGGGAAAATCCCTAAAAAGGTCAACGGCTAAGGTTGGAGATTTGGTTGTTGTAAGCGGTAGGATAGGCTGCTCTTTTGCGGGTTTTAAAGCTTTAAGAGATAGTATTGAAGGTTTTGAAGAGTTAAAGGATAAGCATTTAAATCCAAAGCCTATGGTTGAAGAAGCTTTAAAAATTAGGGATATAGCAACGGCAATGATAGATATAAGCGATGGACTTGTTCAGGATTGTGGTCATATAGCAGAATCGAGCAAGGTAAAGATAGAGCTGTTCTGGGATAAGATACCGTTCTGCGATACGGATATTGCAACAGAAGAAGAGATGCTTTGTGGCGGTGAAGATTATCAGATTCTTGCAACTATAAGAAGCAATGCAGGTTTGCCTGATGGTTTTTATGTAATAGGAAGGGTTGTAAAAGGCGAAGGTGTTGTGCTTTTGAAGAATGGTAAGTCTGTGGAACTCAAAGATTGTGGTTATAGGCATTTTTAA